The window TGCTGGACCGCGTCCACCGCCCGGTCCACGAGATCAACATGGCGCTCGTCGGCAAGTACATCGATCTGCCCGACGCCTACCTTTCGGTCACCGAGGCCCTGCGCGCGGGCGGTTTCGCCAACAAGGCCCGCGTGAAGATCAAGTGGGTCACCTCGGACGACTGCAAGACCCCGGCGGGCGCCGCCAAGCAGCTCGGTGACGTGGACGCGATCTGCATCCCCGGCGGCTTCGGCGACCGCGGTGTGTCCGGCAAGGTCGGCGCCATCCAGTACGCCCGCGAGAACAGGATCCCGCTGCTCGGTCTCTGCCTGGGCCTGCAGTGCATCGTGATCGAGGCCGCGCGCAACCTCGCCGACATCCCGGACGCCAACTCCACCGAGTTCGACTCCGCCACCGGCCACCCGGTCATCTCCACCATGGCCGAGCAGCTCGACATCGTCGCGGGCGACGGCGACATGGGCGGCACGATGCGCCTGGGCATGTACCCCGCCAAGCTCGCCGAGGGCTCGATCGTGCGCGAGGTGTACGACGGCAAGGAGTACGTCGAGGAGCGCCACCGCCACCGCTACGAGGTGAACAACTCCTACCGTGCCGAGCTGGAGAAGAAGGCCGGTCTGCAGTTCTCCGGGACGTCCCCGGACGGCAAGCTCGTGGAGTACGTGGAGTACCCGCGGGACGTCCACCCTTACCTGGTCGCGACGCAGGCACACCCCGAGCTGCGCTCGCGTCCGACCCGGCCGCACCCGCTCTTCGCGGGCCTGGTCAAGGCCGCTGTGGAGCGCAAGACGGCCAAGTAGCACGCGGGTTGTACGGTTGCCGGGGTGCGTGTCTTTTGAGGCGCGTGCCCCGGTTTCTTCATCGCCTCTGTGGGGCGTATTCACGTTGGGCGCAGATTCGTGCGTGTGGGAGGACAAGTCGACATGACCATCAAGGACACCGCCGAGGAGTGGGAGGTCACGGCGACCGAGACCCCGTTCGTGGGCAACAAGACCTCCGTGCGCACCGACGACGTGGTCATGCCCGATGGATCGGTCGTCCGCCGTGACTACCAGGTCCACCCGGGTTCGGTGGCCGTCCTCGCCCTCGACGACCAGGGCCGCGTCCTGGTCATCCGCCAGTACCGGCACCCCGTGCGCCACAAGCTCTGGGAGATCCCGGCCGGGCTGCTCGACATCCCCGGCGAGAACCCGCTGCACGCCGCCCAGCGCGAGCTCTACGAAGAGGCCCATGTGAAGGCCGAGGACTGGCGCGTGCTCACCGACGTGTTCACCACGCCCGGCGGCTGCGACGAGGCCGTGCGCATCTTCCTCGCCCGCGATCTCTCCGAGGCCGAGGGGCAGCGCTTCGAGGTGGAGGACGAGGAGGCCGACATGGAGCTCTCCCGCGTCCCCGTCGACGAGCTCGTACGGGGTGTCCTGGGTGGGGAGCTGCACAACAACTGCCTGGTCGTGGGCGTGCTTTCGCTGATCGCGGCGCAGCACGGCGACGGCCTGGACGCCCTGCGCCCGGCCGAGGCGCCGTGGCCCGCACGCCCCTTCGAGGCGTGATCCACTCCGGCACACGCCCCGGAAGCCGTTCCTGAACCCACTGCCGAGCCCGCGTCCCTGAATCCACTTGGGCCCACGCGTCCGACCTGCCGGTGTGACGATCGCCTGATCCGATCGGGGGATGTGCCCGCCGCGCTCCGCACAGATCGTCGCAGAGCGTGAACTAGGCTCTGGAAACGCCCCGACCGGAGTCCCGGCGGGCTTGCGCGTGCAGTGGGACGGGAGTGTGGCCCGTGACGGACCAGGCGGTGGACGCCGGCGACACGGCGGTGACGGAGGAAGAGCAGCGCCCGGCTGCCGAGCCTTCCCCCACGGAGAGTCAGTTCCTCGGCCGCACACGGGAGTTGAAGGAGCTGCGGGCCGACATCGAGCGGGCCGGTCTGGACACCCTCGCGGGCCGGAAGGCGCCACGCGCGCGCGTGCTGCTCATCGCGGGCAAGCCCGGATCGGGCAGGACCGCACTCGCCGAGGAACTCGTACGGCAGGTCGCCGACAGTTACCCGGACGGCGTCCTGCGGGCCCGGCTCACGGAGCCCGACGGGACGCCCGTGGCGACCGAACGAACCGCCCGTGACCTGCTCGCCGCCCTCGAACTGACCGCCCCGGCAGGGGCCGACGGGGACGAGCTCTCCGAGCGGCTGCGCGAGGGGCTCGCCACTCGCCGTGTACTGCTCCTGCTGGACGACGCGGCGGACGCCGAGCAGGTCGACGTGCTCCTCCCGGAGACCCCCGACTGTCTCGTCGTCGCCGTCTCCGGCGGGCCTCTCACCGGGATCTCCGACGTCCGGCCCTGCACCCTCGGCGGCCTCGACACCAAGTCCGCCCTCGAACTTCTCGACCGGTACACCGGCTCGGTGCGCATCACCGTCGACCCGCTGGCGGCCCAGGGACTCGTGGAGATCTGCGCGTCCCAGCCCGCCGCGCTCGTCCTCGCCGGCGCCTGGCTGGCCCACCGGCCCAAGGCGGCCGTGGCCGACCTGGCCAAGCAACTGCGTACCGAGGGTGACGAAGGCCGTCTGCTCGACGTTCTCGAACGTGTCTTCCGTCTCTCGTACGCGGCCCTGCCCTCGGCCGCCGCGCGGATACTGCGACTGCTCTCGCTCGCCCCCGCGGGCCTCGTGGACCCGCACACCGCGTCCGCGCTGGCCGGCTGTTCGGTCGGCGCCGCCCGCACCACCCTGGACGACTTCACCAGGCTCGGTCTCGTACGGTCCGTCGAGTCGCCCCTGCCGCAGTACGAGGTGCCCGGCTGCCTGCTGCCGCTGCTGCGCTCGCTCACCGAGACCCAGGACCGCCCGGCCGAACTCCAGCTGGCCCGCGCCCGGATGCTGGAGCGGACCGTACGGCTGCTGGTGTCCTGCCGCGCGATCACCGAGACCGACAGCTCCCCGGCCCGCGAGAAGCTCGCCGGGATGCCCCGCGCACTGCGCTTCCCGAACCCCCGCGCGGCCGCCGACTGGCTGCGCATCCGACAGCCCGCGCTGCTCGCCGCGGCCCGGCTCGCGGTCGCCGACGGTGAGCTGGACACACTGGCCCGCCGCCTCATGGCCGCCCTGGTCAGAGCGATGGTCGCGCACTTCGGCACACAGGCGGCGGCGCCCGAGCTGTACGGCATCCACCGGCTCGTCCTGGACGTGGCCGAGCGCCGGGACCTGCCCCGCGAGAAGGCCGCCGCGCTGCTGAACCTCGCCGACCTGGACGCCCAGACCGGCCGTACGAGGAACGCGCTGGCCCGCTACCGGGCCGCTCTGGACGCCGGACGCGAGGCGAACGACCCGTATGCGACCGGCCGCGCGATGGAATCCGTAGGCGGTGCCCACCAGGAGCTCGGGGACCACGATCGGGCCGCCGACTGGTTCGGGCGCGCCCTCGCCCAGCGGCTCGCGCGCGACGAGCGCGAGGACGTGGCCCGGCTGCACGGACGTATCGCCACCGCGCACACCTACGCGGGCCGCTACGGCGAGGCGCTGCGCAACTGGCGCTCGGCGATCACCGGCTACCGCAGGAACGGCGATGTGGCCGGTCAGGCAAGGGCGTTGAGCGAGATGGGGCGGGTGCAGGAGTACGCGGGCCGGCCCGAGGAGTCCCTCGCCATCTGCCAGGAGGCGGTCGAGTGGGCGCGCCGCGCCGAGGACACCCGGCTGCAGGCCGCGCTGCACCTCCGGCTCGCCGACACGCTGGACCGGCTGGGGGACCCCGCGGCCGCCCGGCTGCACCGCGGCGCGGCCGAGCGCATGCTGGGTGACGAGCTCCCGGAGGACGCATCAACCAGGGAACACGACGCTAACGCCTGCGAAATCCGTAGTACACCCGAGGAAGATTGATGCATTGAAAGGCTAGACAGAGGGAATCCCTTCATTAGACTGGCTCCGCCGCGTCTTTTCGTGGTGTCTCCCGGTGTGCTCCCGTGCGTGCCGGTATGTCGGGCCATGTCCTGGCATGCGTTGCGTGACCCCAGACCCCTTCTGAGCCAAGGACCGTGATCGACGTGAAGGTCGGCATCCCCCGCGAGGTCAAGAACAACGAGTTCCGGGTGGCCATCACCCCAGCCGGCGTGCACGAGCTGGTGCGCCACGGCCACCAGGTCCTCATCGAGCAGAACGCCGGAGTCGGCTCCTCGATCCCGGACGAGGAGTACGTCGCGGCCGGTGCGCGGATCATCGCCACCGCCGACGAGGTCTGGGCCACCGCCGACCTGCTGCTCAAGGTCAAGGAGCCCATCGCCGAGGAGTACCACCGCCTCCGCAAGGACCAGACGCTCTTCACCTACCTGCACCTGGCCGCGTCCAAGGAGTGCACCGACGCGCTCGTCGAGTCCGGCACCACGGCGATCGCCTACGAGACGGTCGAGCTGCCCAGCCGCGCGCTCCCGCTCCTCGCCCCGATGTCCGAGGTCGCGGGCCGCCTCGCCCCGCAGGTCGGCGCCTACCACCTGATGCGCTCGGTCGGCGGCCGCGGTGTGCTCCCCGGTGGCGTTCCCGGCACGCAGCCCGCGCGAGCCGTCGTCATCGGCGGCGGTGTCTCCGGCTGGAACGCCACACAGATCGCCGTCGGCATGGGATTCCACGTCACGCTGCTCGACCGCGACATCAACAAGCTCCGCGAGGCCGACAAGGTCTTCGGCACCAAGGTCCGGGCGATCATGTCCAACTCCTTCGAGCTGGAGAAGGCCGTCCTGGAGGCCGACCTCGTCATCGGCGCCGTGCTCATCCCTGGCGCCAAGGCGCCGAAACTGGTCACCAACGAGCTCGTGTCGCGAATGAAGCCCGGAAGTGTTCTTGTCGACATCGCCATCGACCAGGGCGGCTGCTTCGAGGACTCCCGTCCGACGACTCACGCGGAGCCGACCTTCCCGGTCCACGGCTCGGTCTTCTACTGCGTCGCCAACATGCCGGGCGCCGTGCCCAACACGTCGACTTATGCCCTGACGAACGCGACGCTGCCCTACATCGTGGAGTTGGCGAACCTCGGCTGGGTCGAGTCGTTGCGCCGTGACCCGGCGCTCGCCCGGGGTCTCAACACGCATGACGGCAAGGTCGTTTACCGCGAGGTCGCGGAGGCGCACGGCCTGGAGCACGTCGAGCTGGAGACCCTGCTCGGCTGACGATACGACCGATCTGTCCCGACCCGTCGGCCGATCTCTCCACCGACAAAAGGTGATAGGTCAACACAGGTCGTCAACATGGCGCGTACGGCCGGACCTTGTCCCACAAGGTCCGGCCGGATGTGTGTCGAGTCACTTTGCGAGACTCGTTCAACTCGCCTCGAACGTAACCCTTGAACCGTTTCGCACACCCGTGAAACCTGCCGTGCGACGCCCTTACGCCCTTGACAGCGGGGTGTTCCGTTGCCGACACATCGGGCCGGGTCCGGCGGATTGTGTTGCTGCGGAGCGGTGACACGCCATAGAGTCGCCAACCGTCGGCATGGTGCCACGCTGACCTATCTAGAAGTTTCCTGGTCACCAAGGAGGTAAGACGACTTGTGAATGAGTCGACATTTACTCCCGGGGGTGGTCAACCAGGAATGCCTGCGCAGGGCTCAAGGCCCACGGGGCTCGAGGCTGTCGGCTCCGTTGCTGTGCGCACCTTCGCAGCCCACCAGAGTCCGAAGATGACTCAGACAGCACACCAGAGCATGGATGGCCATCACGTGAACGCCATGGCCGGCAACGGAAGTGGCGAGAACCGCACCCACTTCGCCGACTACGACGACCTGCCCGAGGGGCATTTCTACGACCCCG is drawn from Streptomyces liliifuscus and contains these coding sequences:
- a CDS encoding NUDIX domain-containing protein, giving the protein MTIKDTAEEWEVTATETPFVGNKTSVRTDDVVMPDGSVVRRDYQVHPGSVAVLALDDQGRVLVIRQYRHPVRHKLWEIPAGLLDIPGENPLHAAQRELYEEAHVKAEDWRVLTDVFTTPGGCDEAVRIFLARDLSEAEGQRFEVEDEEADMELSRVPVDELVRGVLGGELHNNCLVVGVLSLIAAQHGDGLDALRPAEAPWPARPFEA
- a CDS encoding tetratricopeptide repeat protein; the protein is MTDQAVDAGDTAVTEEEQRPAAEPSPTESQFLGRTRELKELRADIERAGLDTLAGRKAPRARVLLIAGKPGSGRTALAEELVRQVADSYPDGVLRARLTEPDGTPVATERTARDLLAALELTAPAGADGDELSERLREGLATRRVLLLLDDAADAEQVDVLLPETPDCLVVAVSGGPLTGISDVRPCTLGGLDTKSALELLDRYTGSVRITVDPLAAQGLVEICASQPAALVLAGAWLAHRPKAAVADLAKQLRTEGDEGRLLDVLERVFRLSYAALPSAAARILRLLSLAPAGLVDPHTASALAGCSVGAARTTLDDFTRLGLVRSVESPLPQYEVPGCLLPLLRSLTETQDRPAELQLARARMLERTVRLLVSCRAITETDSSPAREKLAGMPRALRFPNPRAAADWLRIRQPALLAAARLAVADGELDTLARRLMAALVRAMVAHFGTQAAAPELYGIHRLVLDVAERRDLPREKAAALLNLADLDAQTGRTRNALARYRAALDAGREANDPYATGRAMESVGGAHQELGDHDRAADWFGRALAQRLARDEREDVARLHGRIATAHTYAGRYGEALRNWRSAITGYRRNGDVAGQARALSEMGRVQEYAGRPEESLAICQEAVEWARRAEDTRLQAALHLRLADTLDRLGDPAAARLHRGAAERMLGDELPEDASTREHDANACEIRSTPEED
- the ald gene encoding alanine dehydrogenase, yielding MKVGIPREVKNNEFRVAITPAGVHELVRHGHQVLIEQNAGVGSSIPDEEYVAAGARIIATADEVWATADLLLKVKEPIAEEYHRLRKDQTLFTYLHLAASKECTDALVESGTTAIAYETVELPSRALPLLAPMSEVAGRLAPQVGAYHLMRSVGGRGVLPGGVPGTQPARAVVIGGGVSGWNATQIAVGMGFHVTLLDRDINKLREADKVFGTKVRAIMSNSFELEKAVLEADLVIGAVLIPGAKAPKLVTNELVSRMKPGSVLVDIAIDQGGCFEDSRPTTHAEPTFPVHGSVFYCVANMPGAVPNTSTYALTNATLPYIVELANLGWVESLRRDPALARGLNTHDGKVVYREVAEAHGLEHVELETLLG